The following are encoded together in the uncultured Sphaerochaeta sp. genome:
- a CDS encoding glycerophosphodiester phosphodiesterase family protein, protein MKRVFDRPLLFGHRGSSIDHPENTLASFADCLSHHIDGIELDVQRCKSGELVVIHDYHLQRVAGHPGKVAELSYQELKEIDIGNGEHVPLLSDVFALGGTDLYYDIEIKAPDTKNLGLERLLLEQIHHHGLGSRCFISSFNPFSLLRFKHMSKNTLPTALIYGDESGVPRILRHGFGRHITHPSYLKPSKDQVMEAKSFGYQLCAWTVDDREEAEALLKQGVMGIISNNPKALKDLFSV, encoded by the coding sequence ATGAAACGGGTATTTGACAGACCCCTGCTGTTCGGACACAGGGGTTCCTCGATTGACCATCCTGAAAATACTCTTGCCAGCTTTGCAGACTGCCTATCCCACCACATTGATGGGATTGAGCTGGACGTACAACGTTGTAAAAGCGGTGAGTTAGTCGTGATCCATGACTATCATCTACAGCGGGTGGCAGGCCACCCAGGCAAGGTGGCGGAACTCTCATACCAAGAGTTGAAGGAGATTGACATCGGTAATGGAGAACATGTCCCCTTGCTCTCTGATGTGTTTGCCTTAGGCGGTACTGACCTCTACTATGATATCGAGATTAAGGCTCCAGATACAAAGAACCTTGGACTGGAGCGACTTCTGCTTGAACAGATTCATCACCACGGTCTGGGATCCCGTTGCTTCATAAGCTCTTTCAATCCTTTCAGCTTGCTTAGATTCAAGCACATGAGCAAGAACACCCTCCCCACTGCTCTCATCTATGGGGATGAATCAGGAGTACCTAGAATACTCCGACACGGTTTTGGCAGGCATATCACCCACCCCTCCTATCTGAAACCATCAAAGGATCAGGTTATGGAGGCAAAATCCTTCGGCTACCAGCTCTGCGCCTGGACTGTCGATGACAGGGAAGAAGCTGAGGCACTGCTTAAGCAAGGGGTAATGGGAATCATCAGCAACAACCCAAAAGCACTGAAGGACCTGTTCAGCGTTTGA
- the nfo gene encoding deoxyribonuclease IV, with product MHTIGPHTSIAGGVQGAVIQASNLGANAFGMFTKNQRQWKSKELETEAIELFKSTMAELGFTAQQVLVHDSYLINLGNPDPEKRKKSLDAFIDELRRVEQLGLSLLNFHPGSHLGIIDTKESLSLVAQSIDIALSETDHAIAVIENTAGQGTNLGSSFEELAFLFEQCSYRERIGFCIDTCHAHAAGYSMGSPDEFDAAMDQFDSLIGLSHLKGMHLNDAKSSAGSHLDRHASLGMGSIGWATFEHIAADSRFENMPLILETVDSTLWEEEVFHLRFGGNR from the coding sequence ATGCATACCATAGGACCACATACCAGTATTGCCGGCGGTGTACAGGGCGCAGTCATCCAGGCTTCCAATCTTGGAGCAAATGCTTTCGGGATGTTTACCAAGAACCAACGGCAATGGAAATCCAAGGAGTTGGAGACGGAAGCCATAGAACTGTTCAAGTCCACCATGGCGGAGTTAGGGTTCACAGCACAACAGGTGCTGGTACACGATAGTTATCTTATCAACCTGGGCAATCCAGACCCTGAAAAACGGAAGAAGAGTCTGGATGCTTTCATCGATGAGCTGAGGAGGGTCGAACAACTGGGATTGAGCCTTCTTAACTTCCATCCCGGCTCACACTTAGGAATCATTGACACCAAGGAGAGCCTCTCGCTGGTTGCCCAGAGCATCGATATTGCCCTCAGTGAAACTGATCATGCCATAGCAGTCATTGAGAACACTGCAGGACAGGGTACAAATCTGGGCTCGTCCTTTGAGGAGCTTGCCTTCCTCTTTGAGCAATGCTCATACAGGGAACGTATAGGCTTCTGCATCGACACCTGCCACGCCCATGCTGCTGGATATTCCATGGGAAGTCCCGATGAGTTCGATGCGGCAATGGACCAGTTCGATTCCCTTATTGGTCTCTCCCACCTCAAGGGAATGCACCTAAACGATGCAAAGAGCAGTGCCGGCAGTCATCTTGACCGTCATGCAAGCCTGGGTATGGGAAGTATTGGATGGGCCACATTTGAACATATTGCCGCCGATTCACGCTTTGAAAACATGCCTCTCATCCTTGAAACGGTAGACAGTACACTCTGGGAAGAGGAGGTTTTTCATCTCCGCTTTGGAGGAAACCGATGA
- a CDS encoding insulinase family protein has translation MIQRQWALGDELAGFQLVEITQLDEYEGTGYLFRHIETNMEVFQLINSDRERFFSYVFRTLPNNDCGIAHILEHSVLAGSQRYPVRDPFMTLLKGSTNTFMNAMTYPDKTLYPGASPLQKDFENLFHVYTDAVFAPLLREETFWQEGVRLVCDEESCHFEGVVYNEMLGDSADHDSIVGKGSIRSLFPDTPYSFESGGNPEQIVRLDYQQFRSFYSQFYHPSNCKLFFYGDLEIGEYLSFLDEEYLKTRGSLKVNSLCPTSDPWKKERNVTLTSPMEEGQTKESATVVLSWATTDVTDPLQVITLSTLVDLLLGNQAAPLYKALLDSGLGIDISPESGMSADFRQMPFLVGFKGIKPDLAEDAKACILKALQSIVKEGLEPEMVASSLKRIRFKQLEIPGGVPNGLRALNRSLRGWLYDLSPCATIESGKPLEALEKELHNDPRYFEKWIKRHLLDNPHRCLVTVKPDGEHQKRQTDAIARYATQITESLDKKEIKLLQDQSQRFLQFELEGDTPEALATIPRLHLEDLPSSIRPNTHQEVECTGQPLFIRPQFCNQIVYADFAFNVEDLSERELILLPLYTRILQTTGLGELSYAQVATRLKHLTGDFNVYGELGSACNNTDVLTLLCRVKTLKEDFAPAMEFIQQLLSGANVGDLKQLKLVLNNFRTDFADSVTYSAHSFASLCAASVFSPIQWEGEQLSGLHQWFFLESIEEKDLPSIAEELEQLQKKLSNRRRLLLHLSCDEELVQELIPVYEAFTEAFTDMGEVQPVSRSYNDVSKGSIHEVQLYRLPATVSYAAWAMRTEKRGTVLQAAQILLANILTGNDLWEVIRGQGGAYGVAANADVMEEICVFSTYRDPRIAGSYRDFIQILNRYAQIDIDSGHIENALIATIGSELRPLSPSQDSILAFRRLLYHISDEFRAMRRQHLLQLDSKQLNEGAKSLLRAAKEEDSYVVLSGAQLLETEKEKHPILDRPSIRLPL, from the coding sequence ATGATACAACGGCAATGGGCCTTAGGGGATGAGCTCGCGGGCTTCCAGCTGGTGGAGATTACCCAGCTTGATGAGTATGAGGGAACTGGATACCTGTTTCGGCATATCGAGACCAATATGGAGGTCTTTCAGCTTATCAATTCTGATAGGGAGCGTTTCTTCAGTTATGTCTTCCGGACACTTCCCAACAATGATTGCGGTATCGCCCATATCCTGGAACATAGTGTGTTGGCGGGGAGCCAACGTTATCCGGTGAGAGACCCATTCATGACCCTTCTCAAGGGCAGTACCAATACCTTCATGAACGCCATGACCTACCCGGATAAGACCCTGTATCCTGGTGCAAGTCCCTTGCAGAAAGATTTTGAGAATCTTTTCCATGTATATACTGATGCGGTATTCGCTCCCCTGCTTCGTGAGGAGACCTTCTGGCAGGAAGGTGTACGCCTCGTATGTGACGAGGAGAGTTGCCATTTCGAGGGAGTGGTCTACAATGAGATGCTGGGAGATAGCGCCGATCATGATTCAATTGTCGGCAAGGGCAGCATACGCTCCCTCTTTCCCGATACCCCATACTCCTTTGAGTCCGGAGGAAATCCAGAGCAGATCGTCCGTCTGGATTACCAGCAGTTTAGATCTTTCTATAGCCAGTTTTATCATCCTTCAAACTGTAAGCTTTTCTTTTATGGTGACCTGGAGATAGGGGAGTACCTCTCATTCCTTGATGAGGAATACCTGAAGACACGTGGTTCTCTCAAAGTCAATAGCCTCTGCCCAACATCTGATCCTTGGAAAAAAGAAAGGAATGTTACCCTCACCAGTCCTATGGAGGAAGGGCAGACAAAGGAAAGTGCCACAGTGGTGCTGTCCTGGGCAACGACTGATGTCACCGACCCTTTGCAGGTTATCACCCTCTCTACGTTGGTCGACCTCTTGCTTGGTAACCAAGCTGCACCCTTGTATAAGGCACTCCTTGATAGTGGGTTGGGAATAGACATCTCCCCTGAGAGCGGGATGAGTGCGGACTTTAGGCAGATGCCGTTCCTGGTTGGATTCAAGGGTATAAAGCCGGATTTGGCAGAGGATGCAAAGGCTTGCATCCTGAAGGCATTGCAGTCAATTGTTAAAGAGGGACTGGAACCGGAAATGGTTGCTTCTTCCCTGAAAAGGATTCGCTTCAAGCAACTGGAAATACCTGGGGGTGTCCCCAATGGGCTCAGGGCACTTAATAGAAGTCTTCGAGGGTGGCTCTACGACCTTTCTCCCTGTGCAACGATAGAATCGGGGAAACCTCTGGAGGCACTTGAGAAGGAACTGCACAATGATCCTCGCTACTTTGAGAAATGGATCAAGCGCCATCTTCTGGATAATCCACATCGTTGTCTGGTTACCGTGAAACCTGATGGAGAACATCAGAAGAGGCAAACAGATGCGATTGCAAGATATGCAACACAGATCACGGAGTCCCTGGATAAGAAAGAGATCAAGCTTCTGCAAGACCAGAGTCAGCGTTTCTTGCAGTTTGAGTTGGAAGGAGATACACCAGAGGCATTGGCTACCATCCCTCGCCTTCATTTGGAGGACCTGCCTTCCAGTATTCGTCCTAATACCCACCAAGAGGTGGAGTGTACAGGACAGCCACTCTTCATACGACCACAGTTTTGCAACCAGATAGTCTATGCGGACTTTGCATTTAATGTGGAAGATCTCAGCGAGCGTGAGTTGATCCTGTTGCCGTTGTACACCCGAATACTCCAGACCACTGGCCTTGGGGAACTCTCCTATGCGCAGGTAGCGACCAGGCTGAAACACCTCACGGGTGATTTCAACGTCTATGGTGAATTGGGGAGTGCCTGCAACAACACTGATGTCCTTACGTTATTGTGTAGGGTCAAGACGCTCAAGGAGGATTTTGCACCTGCCATGGAGTTCATACAGCAACTGCTCTCTGGTGCGAATGTGGGGGATCTGAAGCAGTTGAAGCTGGTGCTGAATAATTTTAGGACTGATTTTGCTGATAGTGTGACCTACAGTGCCCACAGCTTTGCAAGTCTCTGCGCTGCAAGTGTCTTCTCCCCCATCCAGTGGGAAGGTGAGCAACTCTCGGGTCTCCACCAGTGGTTCTTTCTGGAGTCGATAGAAGAGAAAGACCTTCCCTCCATCGCTGAGGAATTGGAACAGTTGCAGAAAAAACTCTCCAATCGTAGGAGATTGTTGTTGCATCTCAGCTGTGATGAAGAGTTGGTCCAGGAGCTCATTCCTGTATATGAAGCATTCACTGAAGCCTTTACTGATATGGGAGAGGTACAACCAGTATCACGATCCTACAACGATGTAAGCAAGGGTTCAATCCATGAGGTCCAGCTCTACCGGCTCCCTGCAACCGTTAGTTATGCAGCATGGGCCATGCGTACAGAGAAGCGGGGTACCGTCTTGCAGGCTGCACAGATTCTCCTTGCAAATATCTTGACGGGCAATGATTTGTGGGAAGTCATCAGGGGCCAGGGTGGTGCCTATGGTGTTGCTGCAAATGCTGATGTCATGGAAGAAATCTGTGTATTCTCCACCTACAGGGATCCCCGAATTGCCGGTAGCTATCGTGATTTTATCCAGATTCTCAACAGATATGCCCAGATTGATATTGATTCCGGACATATTGAGAATGCTCTGATTGCAACCATTGGCAGTGAGCTGAGACCCCTGTCTCCCAGTCAGGATTCCATCCTCGCTTTCAGACGTTTACTCTATCATATCAGTGATGAGTTCAGGGCGATGAGACGTCAGCATCTCTTGCAGTTGGATAGTAAGCAACTCAACGAAGGAGCGAAATCCTTGCTCCGTGCTGCAAAGGAAGAGGACTCCTATGTAGTCCTTAGTGGGGCGCAGTTGCTGGAGACAGAGAAAGAGAAACACCCTATTCTCGACCGTCCGTCTATACGTCTTCCCCTCTAG
- a CDS encoding [Fe-Fe] hydrogenase large subunit C-terminal domain-containing protein → MSDQMLHHAIRVITSSCKGCTHCMKRCPTQAIRINYGKAEINGDLCIDCGQCMAVCPNDAIKVEQDPINQLDDYLVRVAIIPAIFFAQFPDTITLGEILGALYAIGFTHIYLAETGVDILNVLNAEEKAPELPLISNFCPAVQRLIQIRFPLLVDNLSRLRPPAQVTAIFARSELSSASPDLGIFYLTPCAAKIAQFNTEGSEENRLFDGIINIDTVYNLVSTHLAKHDQIQEGSLTFAMCTKQALLWSLVKGQIPSHEGRTLAVDEMHNVIEFLEILEEEEQTNLQFLELDACAEGCVGGILTVRNRFLASERLKYYSEQLPEVLDETLIKRIQDQRKAFQNNLRLPPFEATMAMGLDTDRSRALYKLQKVADILKVLPGIDCGLCGSPTCKSLAEDIARGQASLKQCVILKMRNAQSSSSLSRIWGDLARGEDV, encoded by the coding sequence ATGAGTGACCAGATGCTCCATCATGCAATCCGAGTCATCACCTCCTCCTGCAAGGGATGCACCCATTGCATGAAACGTTGTCCTACCCAGGCAATTCGTATAAACTATGGAAAAGCTGAGATCAATGGAGATCTCTGCATTGACTGTGGCCAATGCATGGCAGTGTGTCCCAACGATGCCATCAAGGTGGAGCAAGACCCTATCAACCAGCTGGACGACTACCTGGTCCGTGTTGCTATCATCCCTGCCATCTTCTTCGCCCAATTCCCAGACACCATCACCCTCGGTGAAATCCTCGGTGCACTTTATGCTATCGGTTTCACACATATCTATCTTGCTGAGACCGGTGTAGATATCCTAAACGTCCTGAATGCAGAGGAGAAAGCTCCTGAGTTACCCCTGATAAGTAACTTTTGCCCCGCAGTGCAACGCTTGATCCAGATCAGATTCCCTCTCTTGGTGGACAACCTGAGCAGACTACGCCCGCCGGCACAAGTGACGGCTATCTTCGCAAGGAGTGAGCTCTCATCAGCATCACCAGACCTTGGAATCTTCTATCTCACCCCGTGTGCAGCAAAGATCGCCCAATTCAACACCGAGGGTTCAGAAGAGAACAGGTTGTTCGATGGCATCATCAACATCGATACCGTATACAACCTGGTCAGCACCCATCTTGCAAAACATGACCAGATTCAGGAAGGCAGTCTTACTTTCGCCATGTGCACCAAGCAGGCGCTGCTCTGGAGCTTGGTCAAAGGCCAGATTCCCTCACACGAGGGACGAACCCTCGCTGTCGATGAGATGCATAATGTCATTGAGTTCCTGGAAATTCTCGAAGAAGAAGAACAGACTAACCTGCAATTCCTTGAGTTGGATGCTTGCGCAGAAGGGTGTGTGGGAGGAATTCTCACGGTAAGAAACCGATTCCTCGCCTCAGAACGACTCAAGTACTATTCCGAGCAGCTCCCGGAGGTACTTGATGAGACGCTTATCAAGCGTATCCAAGACCAAAGGAAAGCGTTCCAAAACAACCTTCGGTTACCCCCCTTTGAGGCAACCATGGCCATGGGTCTCGATACAGACCGTTCCAGAGCGCTTTACAAGCTCCAGAAGGTAGCAGATATCCTGAAGGTGTTACCGGGGATCGACTGCGGGCTCTGCGGAAGCCCTACCTGCAAGAGTCTTGCTGAGGATATTGCACGCGGACAAGCTAGTCTCAAACAGTGTGTAATCCTCAAAATGAGAAATGCACAATCCTCTTCCTCTCTATCCAGGATCTGGGGTGACCTTGCTAGAGGGGAAGACGTATAG
- a CDS encoding ATP-binding protein: MHQEYTVPAQDFSVAGVASSNFKRLLKQLNLPPKVIKRIIVAVFEAEINVIAHSYGGRIVCELGEDTITVEVIDTGPGIPNLDLAMKEGWSTATEEIMELGYGAGMGLPNIKKSCDRLSIKTEAGAHTHITMGFDLKEES, translated from the coding sequence ATGCATCAAGAATATACCGTACCAGCCCAAGATTTCTCAGTAGCCGGAGTTGCATCAAGCAACTTCAAGAGGCTACTTAAACAATTGAACCTCCCTCCGAAGGTTATCAAACGAATCATTGTTGCCGTCTTTGAAGCAGAGATCAACGTCATCGCCCACTCCTATGGGGGCAGGATTGTCTGTGAGCTGGGTGAAGATACAATTACCGTTGAAGTCATTGATACAGGACCTGGTATACCCAATCTTGATTTGGCAATGAAGGAAGGTTGGTCTACGGCCACCGAAGAGATCATGGAACTGGGATACGGAGCTGGCATGGGATTGCCAAACATAAAGAAGAGTTGTGACCGGCTCTCCATTAAGACAGAAGCAGGAGCGCATACCCATATAACCATGGGATTCGACCTGAAGGAGGAGTCATGA
- a CDS encoding DRTGG domain-containing protein yields the protein MKLKDIIACVDGQLICGESHLEDEIARGFASDLMSDVLTILEDDILLITGLSNNQAIRTAEMSDIKNILLVRNKKPSQNMIDMAQELNISLSYTSYSLFKASALLFQEGLKPVY from the coding sequence ATGAAACTCAAAGATATTATAGCATGTGTAGATGGACAGCTTATTTGTGGCGAGTCCCATCTTGAAGATGAGATTGCACGAGGATTCGCCAGTGACTTGATGAGTGATGTGTTGACCATTCTTGAGGACGACATCCTCCTGATTACAGGGCTCTCAAACAACCAGGCAATCAGGACGGCCGAGATGAGCGACATTAAAAACATTCTCTTGGTACGGAACAAGAAACCAAGTCAAAACATGATTGATATGGCACAGGAGCTGAACATCTCTCTCTCCTATACCTCCTATTCGCTATTCAAAGCCAGTGCCCTGCTCTTTCAAGAAGGATTGAAACCGGTATATTAA
- the glpK gene encoding glycerol kinase GlpK, translating into MRYIGALDQGTTSTRFIIFDQSGSIVSSYQLEHEQIFVKPGWVEHDPWEIWDNSCECISKALKEVNLKGSDIEGIGITNQRETVIAWNPKTGKVWHNAIVWQDLRGSDLINRLKEEVEASYLQDRSGLIFSPYFAASKIAWLLENVEGLRDAAEKGEAVFGTIDTWLTWNLTGGKAIVTDVSNASRYLLMNIESCTWDDELLELFDVPRQALPTIVPSSGMIYGTTTPSGPLRAEVPVCGILGDQQAALFGQACFTEGLGKSTYGTGGFLLVNTGEKLIKSTQGLLTTVAYQLGDHRPVYALEGSIAVAGSLVQWARDNLKLVENPQELDKLACSVSDCGGVYIVPAFSGLFAPYWRSDARGVIAGLTGYVNRAHLCRAILEATAFQVHDIYKAMERDSHIVMPSLKVDGGMTNSKPLMEFQADLLGVPVIRPLIVETTALGAAYAAGLSVGVWKDFDELSAYWKEGKRWEANMSEEEREQKVQFWKKAVNRTLDWECEEKE; encoded by the coding sequence GTGCGTTATATTGGAGCATTGGATCAAGGGACTACGAGTACCCGGTTTATCATTTTTGATCAGAGTGGAAGCATTGTCTCCTCGTATCAGTTGGAGCATGAGCAGATTTTTGTAAAACCCGGTTGGGTGGAACACGATCCTTGGGAAATCTGGGACAACAGCTGTGAATGCATCAGTAAAGCACTCAAAGAGGTTAATCTAAAGGGAAGCGACATAGAAGGTATTGGGATTACCAACCAAAGGGAGACAGTCATCGCTTGGAATCCCAAGACAGGAAAAGTCTGGCACAATGCCATTGTCTGGCAGGATCTCAGGGGATCGGATTTGATTAATCGCCTGAAGGAAGAGGTTGAAGCAAGCTACCTCCAGGATCGCAGTGGATTGATTTTTAGCCCCTATTTTGCCGCATCAAAGATTGCCTGGTTGTTGGAGAATGTTGAAGGCCTGCGTGATGCTGCAGAGAAAGGTGAGGCTGTATTTGGAACAATCGATACCTGGTTGACCTGGAATCTGACTGGTGGGAAGGCAATTGTTACCGATGTATCCAATGCCAGCCGGTATCTCTTGATGAATATTGAATCGTGTACCTGGGATGATGAGCTGCTTGAGCTGTTCGATGTACCCAGGCAAGCACTTCCAACTATCGTGCCTTCCAGTGGAATGATCTATGGAACTACCACGCCCAGTGGCCCCCTCAGGGCAGAGGTCCCTGTTTGTGGGATATTGGGAGACCAGCAGGCAGCTCTCTTCGGGCAAGCGTGTTTCACGGAGGGCTTGGGGAAAAGTACCTATGGCACCGGTGGATTCCTCTTGGTAAACACTGGAGAGAAGCTGATCAAGAGTACCCAGGGACTGCTTACCACGGTTGCCTACCAACTTGGGGACCACCGTCCCGTATATGCCTTGGAAGGTTCTATTGCAGTGGCTGGATCCTTGGTCCAGTGGGCGCGTGATAATCTGAAACTGGTGGAAAATCCTCAGGAGCTGGACAAGCTGGCCTGCAGTGTGTCAGACTGCGGCGGAGTATATATCGTTCCAGCATTCAGTGGATTGTTTGCGCCTTATTGGCGGTCGGATGCACGAGGAGTCATTGCCGGTTTGACCGGCTATGTCAATCGTGCGCATCTGTGCAGGGCCATTCTGGAGGCAACAGCATTCCAGGTCCATGATATCTATAAGGCCATGGAAAGGGACAGCCACATCGTAATGCCCAGTTTAAAGGTTGATGGGGGAATGACAAACAGCAAGCCGTTGATGGAGTTCCAGGCTGACTTGCTGGGTGTTCCGGTTATCAGGCCCTTGATCGTGGAGACAACGGCACTCGGTGCTGCTTATGCAGCAGGGCTGTCTGTTGGTGTTTGGAAAGATTTTGATGAGTTGTCTGCCTACTGGAAGGAAGGCAAACGGTGGGAAGCGAATATGAGTGAGGAAGAACGCGAACAGAAAGTCCAATTCTGGAAGAAAGCGGTGAATCGTACCCTGGATTGGGAGTGCGAGGAGAAGGAGTAG
- the cdaA gene encoding diadenylate cyclase CdaA: MVGDALQSMISLLRPALQVGFLAWLFYRFYVTIAQTKAQQLVKVLVVMFAFYAVSYILKLDVLLWFFQYISIPATIFICIVYQPELRRSFTQLWSGRSRLFRIGTQTTSSDQIDSILNACNVLVNKRRGALIVFPRRLGIKNITDSGTRLNADLSTSLILTVFDHDTPLHDGAMVVQGGRILAAGCYLPLSEQTDIKKSFGTRHRAALGLAEESDAVVLIVSEETGAISMTYNANLYYDLDTGTIKRMLLALFSYHDITPEDLLQETGSDEAE, translated from the coding sequence GTGGTTGGCGATGCATTGCAATCCATGATTTCATTGCTCCGTCCTGCTTTGCAGGTCGGTTTCCTTGCATGGTTGTTCTATCGATTCTATGTAACCATAGCCCAGACGAAAGCCCAGCAGCTGGTGAAAGTCTTGGTGGTAATGTTCGCGTTCTATGCAGTGAGTTATATCCTTAAGCTGGATGTTCTGCTCTGGTTTTTCCAGTATATATCCATCCCTGCGACCATTTTTATCTGTATTGTTTATCAGCCTGAGCTCAGGCGTTCCTTCACCCAGCTTTGGAGTGGCCGAAGCAGATTATTCCGCATAGGTACCCAAACCACCAGTAGTGATCAGATTGATTCGATTCTCAATGCATGCAATGTGCTGGTGAACAAACGAAGGGGTGCCTTGATTGTGTTTCCCCGTCGTCTGGGGATCAAGAACATCACCGACAGCGGGACAAGGCTCAATGCCGACCTGTCCACCAGTTTGATCCTTACGGTATTCGACCATGACACGCCGTTGCATGACGGGGCGATGGTTGTCCAAGGCGGTAGAATTCTCGCTGCAGGGTGCTACCTGCCCCTCAGTGAGCAAACAGACATCAAGAAAAGTTTCGGCACGCGACATCGGGCCGCTCTTGGTTTGGCGGAGGAATCTGATGCTGTTGTCTTGATTGTCAGTGAGGAGACCGGGGCAATCAGTATGACCTATAATGCAAACCTATATTACGACCTCGACACTGGTACGATCAAACGAATGCTGTTGGCCCTCTTCAGTTATCATGATATAACCCCAGAGGATTTGTTACAGGAGACGGGTAGTGATGAAGCTGAATAA
- the acpS gene encoding holo-ACP synthase: protein MVSGIGVDVVNIQRMERLSEHVKSRMFHPRELEEAKMMAEGVQAEFLAGRFAAKEALGKALGTGLAHLSLQDIWVERTASGKPELRFKGNVQVLVGQRTAMLSISHDNPVAIAMVVLLGAGDATN from the coding sequence ATGGTCAGTGGTATTGGTGTCGACGTGGTGAATATTCAACGGATGGAAAGACTCTCAGAACATGTGAAGTCCAGGATGTTTCATCCCAGGGAGCTTGAAGAGGCGAAGATGATGGCCGAGGGTGTTCAGGCTGAATTTCTTGCAGGGAGATTTGCTGCAAAAGAAGCTCTGGGAAAAGCCCTCGGAACCGGTCTTGCTCATCTTTCATTGCAGGATATCTGGGTCGAGAGGACCGCTAGCGGGAAGCCAGAATTGCGTTTCAAGGGAAACGTTCAGGTATTGGTTGGACAGAGGACTGCGATGCTCTCCATCAGTCATGACAATCCTGTTGCCATTGCAATGGTGGTTCTTCTAGGAGCTGGTGATGCCACGAACTGA
- the truA gene encoding tRNA pseudouridine(38-40) synthase TruA, whose protein sequence is MPRTDWRRPPLQQIDPSHRRIRLTVSYHGSHYSGWQRQHNALTVVQVLEEAVKTMIGEDVEIVGSGRTDSGVHALGQVCHMDIQNQKVKAEKFALALNRLLPQDIRILESSETDSTFHARFTAMARMYRYYFKRERDMTAFDQSLVAKVKQFPSLELLNGYASCLQGTHDFTTFTASGDVSSSKWRDIYESYWKMETDRWGGELLTYTICGNAFLYKMVRSLVGSMMDFAESGMMVEEFSSVLASKDRRRVGRTAQSCGLYMYRISYDEAEYAWFEEKHHG, encoded by the coding sequence ATGCCACGAACTGATTGGAGACGCCCTCCTTTGCAACAGATCGATCCATCCCACCGGCGTATCCGCCTGACGGTCTCGTATCATGGTTCCCATTACAGTGGTTGGCAACGGCAACATAATGCCCTCACCGTTGTCCAGGTTCTGGAAGAGGCTGTAAAGACCATGATTGGGGAAGATGTGGAAATTGTAGGAAGCGGAAGAACAGACAGCGGGGTGCATGCGCTTGGACAGGTCTGCCATATGGATATACAGAACCAGAAAGTCAAAGCAGAAAAGTTTGCTCTAGCCCTGAATAGGTTGCTTCCACAGGATATCAGAATTTTGGAAAGCAGTGAGACTGACAGTACTTTTCATGCCCGTTTTACTGCAATGGCTCGTATGTATCGATACTACTTCAAGAGAGAGCGGGATATGACAGCCTTCGACCAAAGCTTGGTTGCAAAAGTGAAACAATTCCCTTCGCTTGAGCTGCTCAACGGGTATGCTTCCTGCCTTCAGGGAACTCATGACTTTACGACGTTTACCGCCAGTGGTGATGTGTCTTCCAGCAAGTGGCGTGATATCTATGAATCCTACTGGAAAATGGAGACAGACCGCTGGGGTGGGGAACTCTTGACCTATACCATTTGCGGAAATGCTTTCTTGTACAAAATGGTACGTTCCTTGGTTGGTTCGATGATGGATTTTGCAGAGTCCGGCATGATGGTAGAGGAATTTTCATCTGTCCTTGCCAGCAAGGATCGCCGTAGGGTAGGACGAACCGCCCAATCGTGCGGCCTGTATATGTACAGGATCAGCTACGATGAGGCTGAGTATGCCTGGTTCGAGGAGAAACATCATGGGTGA